From a single Solanum dulcamara chromosome 4, daSolDulc1.2, whole genome shotgun sequence genomic region:
- the LOC129887290 gene encoding vesicle-associated membrane protein 724, with amino-acid sequence MGQESFIYSFVARGTMVLAEYTEFTGNFPAIAAQCLQKLPSSNNKFTYNCDHHTFNFLVQDGYAYCVVSKESVGKQISIAFLERVRADFNKRYGGGKADTAVAKSLNKEFGPIMKEHMQYIIDHADEIEKLLKVKAQVSEVKSIMLENIDKTIERGENLTTLSDKADNLRDSALEYKIKGTQIRRKMWYQNMKIKLVVLVIILFLVLIIWLSICRGFNCTN; translated from the exons ATGGGTCAAGAATCTTTCATATACAGCTTTGTAGCTCGTGGTACTATGGTACTAGCTGAGTACACAGAGTTCACCGGAAACTTCCCCGCGATTGCAGCTCAGTGTTTGCAGAAATTGCCCTCTTCAAACAATAAGTTCACTTATAATTGCGATCATCATACTTTTAACTTCCTTGTTCAAGATGGTTATG CTTATTGTGTTGTTTCCAAAGAATCTGTGGGGAAGCAAATTTCTATTGCATTTTTGGAACGTGTGAGAGCTGATTTTAATAAAAGATATGGTGGTGGTAAAGCAGATACCGCTGTGGCTAAAAGTCTTAATAAAGAGTTCGG GCCTATTATGAAAGAACACATGCAGTATATAATTGACCACGCTGACGAGATTGAGAAACTATTAAAAGTTAAAGCCCAAGTGTCTGAAGTCAAAAGTATTATGTTGGAGAATATAGACAAG ACCATTGAAAGAGGGGAAAACTTGACTACACTATCTGACAAGGCTGACAATCTGCGTGATTCG GCCCTAGAATACAAGATAAAGGGGACTCAAATACGGCGGAAGATGTGGTATCAGAATATGAAAATAAAGTTGGTTGTTCTTGTCATCATCCTGTTTTTGGTTCTTATAATCTGGCTTTCAATTTGCCGTGGCTTCAATTGCACGAACTAG